The following proteins are co-located in the Streptomyces bottropensis ATCC 25435 genome:
- the lepB gene encoding signal peptidase I, with amino-acid sequence MSGTAHRTDEGHGRLGSKLSGLAVALGCVLFMGGFVWGAILYAPYTVPTDSMSPTITSGDRILAERVDGAEVKRGDVVVFRQETWGNTPMVKRVVAVGGDTVACCTDGKLTVNGKKIDEGYLPPGEDAELTGIPEITVPKGRLFLLGDERSGSLDSTAHLTEAGNGTVPRAHVDARVDAVVWPMEGMLARPTGFEKLGGLSSPGPLRLITAALIVGMALVLGGGAYGPVAKRLGGRGRRTQSEPAVVG; translated from the coding sequence ATGAGCGGGACGGCACATCGTACGGACGAGGGCCACGGACGGCTCGGCAGCAAGCTGTCGGGACTGGCCGTGGCCCTCGGCTGTGTGCTTTTCATGGGCGGCTTCGTCTGGGGCGCGATCCTCTACGCCCCCTACACCGTGCCCACCGACTCCATGTCCCCCACCATCACCTCCGGGGACCGCATCCTCGCCGAGCGGGTCGACGGCGCCGAGGTCAAGCGCGGCGACGTGGTCGTCTTCCGGCAGGAGACCTGGGGCAACACCCCCATGGTCAAGCGGGTCGTCGCGGTCGGCGGGGACACGGTCGCCTGCTGCACCGACGGCAAGCTGACCGTCAACGGCAAGAAGATCGACGAGGGCTATCTGCCCCCGGGCGAGGACGCCGAGCTGACCGGCATCCCCGAGATCACCGTCCCCAAGGGCCGGCTGTTCCTCCTCGGCGACGAGCGCAGCGGTTCGCTGGACTCCACCGCCCACCTCACGGAGGCCGGCAACGGCACGGTGCCGCGTGCCCACGTGGACGCGCGCGTGGACGCCGTCGTGTGGCCCATGGAGGGCATGCTGGCCCGCCCCACGGGCTTCGAGAAGCTCGGAGGGCTCTCCTCTCCCGGCCCGCTGCGGCTGATCACCGCCGCGCTGATCGTGGGCATGGCGCTGGTCCTGGGCGGCGGGGCCTACGGACCCGTCGCCAAGCGGCTCGGCGGCCGTGGCCGCAGGACGCAGTCGGAGCCGGCCGTTGTCGGCTGA
- a CDS encoding NUDIX hydrolase, with protein sequence MSAEDTYEGGLRRVARVILLDPRERILLLHGHEPDDPADDWWFTPGGGVEGTETREEAALRELVEETGITDVELGPVLWRRRCSFPFAGRRWDQDEWYYLARTTDTRQVEPLDGSLTELERRSVAGARWWTCGELARAHETVYPTRLAELLRTLLDEGPPARPVVLDTEIV encoded by the coding sequence TTGTCGGCTGAGGACACCTACGAGGGCGGGCTGCGCCGGGTGGCCCGGGTGATCCTGCTGGATCCCCGCGAGCGCATCCTGCTGCTGCACGGGCACGAGCCGGACGATCCGGCCGACGACTGGTGGTTCACGCCCGGCGGCGGCGTGGAGGGCACGGAGACCCGTGAGGAGGCCGCCCTGCGGGAACTCGTGGAGGAGACCGGGATCACGGACGTGGAGCTGGGGCCCGTGCTCTGGCGGCGTCGGTGCTCCTTCCCCTTCGCCGGGCGGCGCTGGGACCAGGACGAGTGGTACTACCTGGCGCGGACCACCGATACGCGCCAGGTCGAGCCCCTCGACGGGAGTCTCACGGAGCTGGAGCGACGCAGTGTCGCCGGAGCACGTTGGTGGACGTGCGGGGAACTGGCCCGGGCGCATGAGACGGTGTACCCGACCAGACTCGCCGAACTGCTTCGCACACTGCTCGACGAGGGTCCCCCGGCCAGACCCGTGGTCCTCGACACCGAAATCGTCTAG
- a CDS encoding DUF2469 domain-containing protein: MSAEDLEKYETEMELKLYREYRDVVGLFKYVIETERRFYLTNDYEMQVHSVQGEVFFEVSMADAWVWDMYRPARFVKQVRVLTFKDVNIEELNKSDLELPGS; the protein is encoded by the coding sequence ATGAGCGCCGAGGACCTCGAGAAGTACGAGACCGAGATGGAGCTGAAGCTCTACCGGGAGTACCGCGATGTCGTCGGTCTGTTCAAATATGTGATCGAGACCGAGCGGCGTTTCTACCTGACCAACGACTACGAGATGCAGGTGCACTCGGTCCAGGGTGAAGTGTTCTTCGAGGTGTCGATGGCGGACGCCTGGGTGTGGGACATGTACCGGCCGGCTCGTTTCGTGAAGCAGGTGAGGGTGCTCACGTTCAAGGACGTGAACATCGAGGAGCTGAACAAGAGTGATCTGGAGCTGCCGGGCAGCTGA
- a CDS encoding YraN family protein gives MNKARGALGRYGEELAARRLAEAGMTVLERNWRCGRTGEIDIVAREGDALVVCEVKTRRAGSFEHPMAAVTTTKAQRLRGLAERWLQEHGGSPPGGVRIDVVGVVLPARGAPVVEHVRGVA, from the coding sequence ATGAACAAGGCACGAGGTGCACTCGGAAGGTACGGCGAGGAGCTGGCCGCACGGCGGCTGGCCGAGGCCGGGATGACGGTCCTGGAGCGCAACTGGCGCTGTGGCAGGACCGGCGAGATCGACATCGTGGCCCGCGAGGGGGACGCGCTGGTCGTCTGCGAGGTGAAGACGCGCAGGGCCGGTTCCTTCGAGCACCCTATGGCGGCCGTCACGACCACCAAGGCACAACGGCTGCGCGGCCTCGCCGAACGCTGGCTCCAGGAACACGGGGGGAGCCCGCCGGGCGGCGTCCGCATCGACGTCGTCGGCGTCGTCCTCCCCGCCCGCGGCGCCCCCGTCGTGGAACACGTCCGGGGCGTGGCGTGA
- a CDS encoding YifB family Mg chelatase-like AAA ATPase: MGFARTCSVALVGVEGVVVEVQADLEPGVAAFTLVGLPDKSLTESRDRVRAAVVNSGAEWPQKKLTVGLSPASVPKAGSGFDLAVASAVLGASERIDPRVLCDIVMIGELGLDGRVRPVRGILPAVLAAAEAGYEQVVVPECAAAEASLVPGVSVLGVRTLRQLIAVLADEPVPDEEPDEGRPDPLLAGLRLPGTGAATGMHTAGAAQQDLGHDLADVVGQLAARTAVEVAAAGGHHLFLEGPPGAGKTMLAERLPAILPKLSREESLEVTAVHSIAGLLPVGKPLVDEAPYCAPHHSATMQALVGGGQGVARPGAVSLAHRGVLFLDETPEFGSQALDALRQPLEAGHVVIARSAGVVRFPAKFLMVLAANPCPCGRFSRTDDLCECPPASVRRYQARLSGPLLDRVDLRVEIDRVTRSELTRRGARGESTATVADRVRAARERAAGRLLATPWRTNSEVPGRELRSRWHATPGAMDEAERCLERGVLTARGLDRVLRVAWTVADLVGHDRPDATDVNLALQLRTGVPRGAPMAIGSLT, translated from the coding sequence ATGGGATTCGCCCGCACATGCTCCGTGGCCCTCGTGGGTGTCGAGGGTGTCGTCGTCGAGGTCCAGGCCGACCTGGAACCGGGAGTGGCGGCCTTCACGCTGGTGGGGCTGCCGGACAAGAGCCTGACGGAGAGCAGGGACCGGGTCAGGGCGGCGGTGGTCAACTCGGGCGCCGAGTGGCCGCAGAAGAAACTGACGGTGGGACTCAGTCCCGCCTCGGTCCCGAAGGCCGGCAGCGGATTCGACCTGGCGGTCGCCAGCGCGGTCCTCGGCGCCTCCGAGCGGATCGACCCGCGGGTGCTCTGCGACATCGTGATGATCGGAGAGCTGGGACTCGACGGCCGGGTCAGGCCGGTACGGGGGATCCTGCCCGCCGTGCTGGCCGCCGCCGAAGCCGGATACGAGCAGGTGGTGGTGCCCGAGTGCGCCGCAGCCGAGGCCTCGCTGGTGCCCGGCGTCTCGGTACTGGGCGTGCGCACCCTTCGGCAGCTGATCGCCGTGCTGGCGGACGAACCGGTGCCGGACGAGGAGCCCGACGAGGGCCGCCCGGACCCTCTCCTGGCGGGCCTTCGGCTGCCCGGCACGGGGGCGGCCACCGGCATGCACACCGCGGGAGCGGCCCAGCAGGACCTGGGCCACGACCTCGCCGACGTCGTCGGCCAGCTCGCGGCCAGGACCGCCGTGGAGGTGGCGGCGGCGGGCGGACACCACCTTTTCCTGGAAGGCCCGCCGGGCGCGGGCAAGACGATGCTCGCCGAGCGGCTGCCTGCCATCCTGCCGAAGCTGTCCCGGGAGGAGTCGCTGGAGGTCACGGCGGTCCACTCGATCGCCGGTCTTCTGCCGGTGGGGAAACCGCTGGTGGACGAGGCGCCCTACTGCGCCCCGCACCACTCGGCCACGATGCAGGCACTCGTCGGCGGCGGCCAGGGCGTCGCGCGGCCGGGCGCGGTCTCCCTGGCCCACCGTGGGGTCCTCTTCCTCGACGAGACCCCCGAGTTCGGCAGTCAGGCCCTGGACGCCCTGCGGCAGCCGCTGGAGGCGGGGCACGTCGTGATCGCACGCAGTGCGGGAGTGGTCCGCTTCCCGGCGAAGTTCCTGATGGTGCTGGCCGCGAACCCCTGTCCCTGCGGCCGCTTCTCGCGGACGGACGACCTGTGCGAGTGTCCGCCCGCGTCCGTCCGCCGCTACCAGGCCCGGCTCTCCGGGCCGCTGCTCGACCGGGTCGACCTGCGGGTCGAGATCGACCGCGTCACCCGGTCCGAACTGACCCGGCGCGGGGCCCGGGGCGAGTCCACGGCGACCGTGGCCGACCGGGTGCGCGCGGCCAGGGAACGGGCGGCCGGACGTCTGCTCGCGACGCCCTGGCGGACGAACAGCGAGGTGCCGGGGCGTGAACTGCGCAGCCGGTGGCACGCGACCCCGGGTGCGATGGACGAGGCCGAGCGCTGCCTGGAACGGGGAGTGCTGACCGCGCGGGGCCTGGACCGGGTGCTCCGCGTCGCCTGGACCGTCGCGGACCTCGTAGGCCACGACCGTCCGGACGCGACGGACGTCAACCTGGCTCTGCAGCTGCGCACCGGTGTCCCGCGCGGCGCGCCGATGGCGATCGGGTCGCTGACATGA
- the dprA gene encoding DNA-processing protein DprA — MTGGGCAMDGKGPPDAERRDRAFLARVLEPGDELGGRWLREFGARELVRRLSDGGRPLPGASQKRWAGLCARSDRADPEGDLATARASGVRFLVPGDAEWPGQLDDLGDGRPVGLWVRGKAHVRMWALRSVAVVGARACTEYGVHMAATLGAGLAERGWVVVSGGAYGVDGAAHRGALGAGGATIAVLACGVDRPYPRGHVQLISRIAEQGLVVGELAPGEHPTQSRFLLRNRVIAALTRGTVVVEAAYRSGALVTARAAQRLGRITMGVPGPATSALSAGVHELLRGEAALVSDAAEVVELVGDMGELAPDRRGPVLPRDLLEPGARQVLAALPGLGAAAPDEVARGAGTSVDDAVGRLYELRALGYVERHGDGWKLTRQAMISVSPDHGRG; from the coding sequence ATGACCGGCGGCGGGTGTGCCATGGACGGCAAGGGCCCGCCGGACGCCGAGCGGCGCGACCGGGCCTTCCTGGCCCGGGTCCTCGAACCCGGGGACGAACTCGGTGGGCGGTGGCTCCGGGAGTTCGGCGCCAGGGAACTGGTGCGCAGGCTCTCCGACGGCGGGCGTCCCCTGCCGGGCGCCTCGCAGAAGCGGTGGGCGGGGCTGTGCGCCCGCTCCGACCGCGCCGACCCCGAAGGGGACCTGGCCACCGCGCGGGCGTCCGGAGTCCGGTTCCTCGTGCCCGGGGACGCCGAGTGGCCCGGGCAGCTCGATGACCTCGGGGACGGGCGGCCCGTGGGGCTGTGGGTGCGGGGGAAGGCTCATGTGCGGATGTGGGCGCTGCGGTCGGTGGCTGTGGTGGGGGCGCGGGCCTGCACGGAGTACGGGGTCCATATGGCGGCCACGCTGGGGGCGGGGCTGGCCGAGCGGGGGTGGGTGGTCGTGTCCGGCGGCGCGTACGGCGTGGACGGGGCCGCGCATCGCGGGGCGCTCGGGGCCGGTGGTGCGACGATCGCCGTGCTGGCCTGCGGGGTGGACCGGCCGTACCCGAGAGGGCATGTGCAGTTGATCAGCCGGATCGCCGAACAGGGTCTGGTGGTGGGGGAGTTGGCGCCGGGTGAGCATCCGACGCAGAGCCGCTTCCTTCTGCGCAACCGGGTCATCGCCGCGCTCACCCGGGGGACCGTGGTCGTGGAGGCGGCCTACCGCAGCGGCGCGCTGGTCACGGCACGGGCCGCGCAGCGGCTGGGCCGCATCACGATGGGTGTCCCCGGCCCCGCGACCTCGGCCCTCTCGGCGGGGGTGCACGAACTGCTGCGGGGCGAGGCCGCCCTCGTGTCCGACGCCGCCGAAGTCGTCGAGCTGGTGGGCGACATGGGAGAGCTGGCGCCCGACCGACGGGGGCCCGTGCTCCCCCGTGACCTGCTGGAACCCGGCGCGCGGCAGGTCCTCGCCGCGTTGCCGGGGCTGGGGGCCGCGGCCCCCGACGAGGTCGCCCGGGGCGCGGGCACGAGCGTCGACGACGCGGTCGGGAGACTGTACGAACTCCGCGCACTCGGATACGTCGAACGACACGGCGACGGCTGGAAGTTGACACGCCAGGCGATGATCTCCGTCTCGCCGGATCACGGACGAGGTTGA
- the whiG gene encoding RNA polymerase sigma factor WhiG encodes MPQHTSGSDRAAVPSAARGTVRPPAPSTLDELWRTYKTSGDERLREQLILHYSPLVKYVAGRVSVGLPANVEQADFVSSGVFGLIDAIEKFDIDREIKFETYAITRIRGAMIDELRALDWIPRSVRQKARNVERAYATLESRLRRTPSEGEVAAEMGIAVDELHAVFSQLSLANVVALEELLHVGGEGGDRLSLMDTLEDTAADNPVEVAEDRELRRFLARAINTLPEREKTVVTLYYYEGLTLAEIGNVLGVTESRVSQIHTKSVLQLRAKLASFGR; translated from the coding sequence ATGCCCCAGCACACCTCCGGGTCTGACCGGGCGGCGGTACCCTCCGCCGCTCGCGGCACCGTGCGCCCGCCCGCCCCCTCGACACTCGACGAGTTGTGGCGGACGTACAAGACGAGCGGCGACGAGCGGCTGCGCGAGCAGCTGATCCTGCACTACTCACCGCTGGTGAAGTACGTCGCGGGACGGGTGAGCGTCGGGCTGCCGGCCAACGTCGAGCAGGCCGACTTCGTCTCCTCCGGGGTCTTCGGGCTCATCGACGCGATCGAGAAGTTCGACATCGACCGCGAGATCAAGTTCGAGACGTACGCGATCACCCGGATCCGCGGTGCCATGATCGACGAGCTGCGTGCGCTGGACTGGATCCCCCGTTCGGTGCGGCAGAAAGCGCGCAATGTGGAGCGGGCCTACGCCACCTTGGAGTCACGGCTCAGACGCACCCCGAGCGAGGGCGAGGTCGCCGCCGAGATGGGGATCGCGGTCGACGAACTGCACGCGGTGTTCAGCCAGTTGTCGCTCGCCAACGTGGTGGCGCTGGAGGAGCTGCTGCACGTCGGGGGCGAGGGCGGTGACCGGCTGAGCCTGATGGACACGCTGGAGGACACCGCCGCGGACAACCCGGTCGAGGTCGCCGAGGACCGTGAGCTGCGCCGCTTCCTGGCGCGTGCCATCAACACGCTGCCGGAGCGGGAGAAGACCGTCGTCACGCTGTACTACTACGAGGGGCTCACCCTCGCGGAGATCGGGAACGTGCTGGGGGTCACCGAGAGCCGGGTGAGCCAGATCCACACGAAGTCGGTGCTGCAGCTGCGGGCGAAGCTGGCGAGTTTCGGCCGCTGA
- a CDS encoding TetR/AcrR family transcriptional regulator yields the protein MAEHRSMQRAALLDAARCLLSEGGTEALTFPALAERTGLARSSVYEYFRSRAAVVEELCEVDFPVWAAEVEAAMAAVERPEGKVEAYVRKQLELVGDRRHRAVVAISASELDAGAREKIRAAHGGLVAMIVEALAALGQEEPRLAAMLVQGVVDAAVRRIELGAAEDPSVVTAAAVGMALRGVRG from the coding sequence GTGGCCGAGCACCGGTCGATGCAGCGAGCCGCCCTGCTGGACGCGGCACGATGCCTGTTGTCCGAGGGCGGGACGGAGGCGCTGACCTTTCCGGCGCTCGCCGAGCGCACCGGTCTGGCGCGGTCCTCCGTGTACGAGTACTTCCGGTCGCGGGCCGCCGTGGTCGAGGAGTTGTGCGAGGTCGACTTTCCCGTCTGGGCGGCGGAGGTCGAGGCGGCGATGGCCGCGGTCGAGCGGCCCGAGGGCAAGGTCGAGGCGTACGTCCGCAAGCAGTTGGAGCTGGTCGGCGACCGACGGCACCGGGCCGTGGTGGCGATCTCGGCGAGTGAGTTGGACGCCGGGGCGCGGGAGAAGATCCGGGCCGCGCACGGTGGGCTCGTCGCGATGATCGTGGAGGCGCTCGCCGCCCTCGGGCAGGAGGAGCCCCGGCTGGCCGCGATGCTCGTGCAGGGGGTCGTGGACGCGGCTGTGCGGCGTATCGAACTGGGGGCCGCCGAGGATCCCTCCGTGGTCACCGCGGCGGCCGTGGGGATGGCTCTGCGGGGTGTGCGGGGCTGA
- a CDS encoding M23 family metallopeptidase: MSDETPHERTVRRPAGVWTILLCLTATLLATAWTTAPRAAPGPPLSGDPLPGEPVPGVGRVWPVGLRPLVVRAWEPPPTPYARGHRGVDLSAPAGSPVRAVAAGRVFFAGRVAGRGVVTVELTGTGDPPLRTTYEPVRTTVKKGDEVTAGTLLGTLEPAPSHCPTACLHWGLRRGETYLDPLSLLPPWLLRRGPSRLLPVPE, encoded by the coding sequence ATGTCCGACGAGACGCCCCATGAGCGAACGGTCCGCCGACCCGCCGGTGTGTGGACGATCCTGCTGTGCCTGACGGCGACCCTCCTGGCCACGGCCTGGACGACGGCGCCGCGTGCCGCCCCGGGGCCACCCCTGTCCGGTGATCCCTTACCCGGGGAGCCCGTCCCCGGGGTGGGCCGCGTCTGGCCGGTGGGCCTGCGCCCCTTGGTGGTCCGTGCCTGGGAACCGCCGCCCACCCCCTACGCGCGAGGGCACCGGGGCGTCGACCTGTCCGCCCCGGCCGGCTCCCCGGTACGGGCGGTGGCGGCGGGCCGTGTCTTCTTCGCCGGCCGGGTGGCGGGCCGGGGAGTCGTCACGGTCGAACTGACCGGCACCGGCGACCCGCCTCTGCGCACGACCTACGAACCGGTCCGGACCACGGTGAAGAAGGGCGACGAGGTGACCGCGGGCACCCTCCTGGGCACCCTGGAGCCGGCCCCCTCCCACTGCCCGACGGCATGCCTCCACTGGGGCCTGCGCAGAGGCGAGACCTACCTGGATCCTTTGTCGCTGCTGCCGCCGTGGCTGCTGCGCAGGGGCCCGTCACGCCTGCTGCCGGTGCCCGAGTAG
- the rpsB gene encoding 30S ribosomal protein S2 produces MAVVTMRELLESGVHFGHQTRRWNPKMKRFIFTERNGIYIIDLLQSLSYIDRAYEFVKETVAHGGTVMFVGTKKQAQEAIAEQATRVGMPYVNQRWLGGMLTNFSTVYKRLQRLKELEQIDFEDVAASGLTKKELLVLSREKAKLEKTLGGIREMSKVPSAVWIVDTKKEHIAVGEARKLNIPVVAILDTNCDPDEVDYKIPGNDDAIRSVTLLTRVIADAVAEGLISRSRVATEGKGDKAAGEPLAAWERDLLEGEKKADEAPAAAEAPAAAEAAAEAPAEAAAEAPAAEEAPAAAEAPAADAEQA; encoded by the coding sequence ATGGCCGTCGTCACGATGCGGGAGCTGCTGGAAAGCGGCGTCCACTTCGGTCACCAGACCCGTCGCTGGAACCCGAAGATGAAGCGCTTCATCTTCACCGAGCGCAACGGCATCTACATCATCGACCTGCTCCAGTCGCTGTCGTACATCGACCGCGCCTACGAGTTCGTCAAGGAGACCGTCGCCCACGGCGGCACGGTCATGTTCGTCGGCACGAAGAAGCAGGCGCAGGAGGCGATCGCCGAGCAGGCGACCCGCGTCGGCATGCCCTACGTCAACCAGCGCTGGCTGGGCGGCATGCTCACCAACTTCTCGACCGTCTACAAGCGTCTGCAGCGCCTCAAGGAGCTCGAGCAGATCGACTTCGAGGACGTCGCCGCGTCGGGTCTGACCAAGAAGGAGCTTCTCGTGCTCTCGCGCGAGAAGGCCAAGCTGGAGAAGACCCTCGGTGGTATCCGCGAGATGTCCAAGGTGCCCAGCGCCGTCTGGATCGTGGACACCAAGAAGGAGCACATCGCGGTCGGTGAGGCCCGGAAGCTCAACATTCCGGTCGTCGCCATCCTCGACACCAACTGCGACCCCGACGAGGTCGACTACAAGATCCCGGGCAACGACGACGCGATCCGCTCCGTCACGCTGCTCACCCGTGTGATCGCCGACGCGGTCGCCGAGGGCCTCATCTCCCGCTCCCGGGTCGCCACCGAGGGCAAGGGCGACAAGGCCGCGGGCGAGCCGCTGGCCGCGTGGGAGCGCGACCTGCTCGAGGGCGAGAAGAAGGCCGACGAGGCTCCGGCCGCCGCTGAGGCTCCGGCTGCAGCCGAGGCCGCCGCTGAGGCTCCCGCCGAGGCCGCTGCCGAGGCTCCCGCCGCCGAGGAGGCCCCGGCCGCCGCCGAGGCTCCGGCCGCGGACGCCGAGCAGGCCTGA
- the tsf gene encoding translation elongation factor Ts, which yields MANYTAADVKKLRELTGAGMMDCKKALDEADGSVDKAVEALRIKGQKGVAKREGRSAENGAVVSLIADDNTSGVLVELKCETDFVAKGEKFQAAAAAVAEHVAKTSPADLEALLASEIEAGKTVQAYVDEANANLGEKIVLDRFAQYADGFVFAYMHRTMPDLPPQIGVLVELDKADAAVAKGIAQHIAAFAPKYLSKEDVPAEVVESERRVAEETTRAEGKPEAALPKIVEGRLNGFFKDATLLGQPYALDNKKSVQKVLDEAGVTLKRFTRIKVGI from the coding sequence ATGGCGAACTACACCGCCGCCGACGTCAAGAAGCTCCGTGAGCTCACCGGCGCCGGCATGATGGACTGCAAGAAGGCGCTGGACGAGGCCGATGGCAGCGTCGACAAGGCCGTCGAGGCCCTGCGCATCAAGGGCCAGAAGGGCGTCGCCAAGCGCGAGGGCCGCTCCGCCGAGAACGGCGCCGTGGTCTCCCTCATCGCCGACGACAACACCTCCGGTGTCCTGGTCGAGCTGAAGTGCGAGACGGACTTCGTCGCCAAGGGCGAGAAGTTCCAGGCCGCCGCCGCGGCGGTCGCCGAGCACGTCGCCAAGACCTCCCCGGCGGACCTGGAGGCCCTGCTCGCCTCCGAGATCGAGGCCGGCAAGACCGTCCAGGCGTACGTCGACGAGGCCAACGCCAACCTCGGCGAGAAGATCGTCCTCGACCGCTTCGCGCAGTACGCCGACGGTTTCGTCTTCGCCTACATGCACCGCACCATGCCCGACCTGCCCCCGCAGATCGGTGTCCTGGTCGAGCTGGACAAGGCCGACGCCGCCGTGGCCAAGGGCATCGCCCAGCACATCGCCGCCTTCGCGCCGAAGTACCTCTCCAAGGAGGACGTGCCGGCCGAGGTCGTCGAGTCCGAGCGCCGCGTCGCCGAGGAGACCACCCGCGCCGAGGGCAAGCCCGAGGCCGCCCTGCCGAAGATCGTCGAGGGTCGCCTCAACGGCTTCTTCAAGGACGCCACGCTGCTCGGCCAGCCGTACGCGCTGGACAACAAGAAGTCGGTCCAGAAGGTCCTGGACGAGGCCGGTGTCACCCTGAAGCGCTTCACGCGCATCAAGGTCGGCATCTGA